A genomic region of Vicinamibacterales bacterium contains the following coding sequences:
- a CDS encoding DUF4337 family protein has translation MPEEAEIDTDTVREHLHHAAPSPLLRRVALTTALLAALGAVSSLRAGDTVNEALVLKTEAGRLQAEASDQWAYYQAKGIKAQVQASAASAYEAAGKSVPPAVAAAVAKYAEDQKEIEHAAREKEHERDEASAQADQLLQRHRRFANSVAFIQVAIALGAVAALTQQRSVWFASLALGLAGLGLFAITALR, from the coding sequence ATGCCCGAAGAAGCTGAGATCGACACCGACACCGTTCGCGAGCATCTGCATCATGCGGCGCCGAGCCCGCTGCTGCGACGCGTCGCCCTGACGACCGCACTGCTCGCGGCGCTGGGCGCGGTCTCATCGCTGCGCGCCGGCGACACCGTCAACGAGGCCCTCGTCCTGAAGACCGAGGCGGGCCGCCTGCAGGCGGAAGCGTCGGACCAGTGGGCCTACTATCAGGCGAAGGGCATCAAGGCCCAGGTACAGGCGTCAGCGGCGTCGGCGTACGAGGCCGCGGGCAAGAGCGTGCCGCCGGCGGTCGCCGCCGCGGTCGCCAAGTACGCCGAGGACCAGAAGGAGATCGAGCACGCGGCGCGCGAGAAGGAGCACGAGCGCGACGAGGCGTCGGCCCAGGCCGACCAGTTGTTGCAACGGCACCGCCGCTTCGCCAACAGCGTCGCGTTCATCCAGGTGGCGATCGCGCTGGGTGCGGTTGCGGCGCTCACCCAGCAGCGGTCTGTCTGGTTCGCGTCGCTGGCGCTCGGCCTGGCAGGACTCGGCCTGTTCGCGATCACGGCGCTGCGGTAA
- a CDS encoding dienelactone hydrolase family protein: protein MRTQDIAYKDGEVPLTGFLAWDDTRDDRRPGILVVHGGAGLDDHARNRARRLAGLGYVAFACDMYGDGIAGDRQRIMARIAELRSAPDRLSSRAQAGLDQLASHPRVDGRVAAVGYCFGGMTVLELARAGADLAGVVSVHGSLLTPRPARDGTIRASVLVCHGALDPHVPLAQVTTFIEEMNGARADWQLIAYGNAMHGFTHEDAASHPMPGVAYDARTDARSWTAMHTFFEEVFALDRHAFNDEGVV, encoded by the coding sequence ATGCGAACGCAGGATATTGCCTACAAGGATGGTGAGGTCCCCCTCACTGGCTTTCTGGCTTGGGATGACACACGCGACGATCGGCGCCCGGGAATTCTCGTCGTCCATGGTGGCGCCGGCCTTGATGATCACGCCAGGAATCGCGCGCGCCGCCTCGCGGGACTCGGTTATGTGGCGTTCGCCTGCGACATGTACGGGGACGGCATCGCGGGCGACCGGCAACGCATCATGGCGCGCATCGCCGAGTTGCGCAGCGCTCCGGACCGGCTGTCCAGCCGTGCGCAGGCAGGTCTCGACCAGCTGGCCTCGCATCCGCGCGTCGACGGTCGCGTGGCCGCCGTCGGGTACTGTTTCGGCGGCATGACGGTCCTCGAACTGGCGCGCGCCGGCGCCGATCTGGCCGGAGTCGTCAGCGTGCACGGCAGCCTGCTGACGCCCCGGCCGGCTCGGGACGGGACGATCAGGGCAAGCGTGCTGGTTTGCCATGGCGCTCTGGATCCACACGTTCCGCTCGCTCAAGTCACCACCTTCATCGAGGAGATGAACGGCGCGCGTGCCGACTGGCAGCTCATCGCATACGGCAACGCGATGCACGGCTTCACTCACGAGGACGCCGCCAGCCATCCGATGCCAGGTGTGGCATATGACGCCCGCACCGACGCCCGGTCATGGACCGCGATGCACACCTTCTTCGAAGAAGTCTTCGCCCTCGACCGACACGCGTTCAATGATGAAGGGGTCGTCTAG
- a CDS encoding PAS domain S-box protein, with product MSNPLDDGQLSLSAIVASSDDAIVAHDLDGTIASWNAAAERMFGYSAQEAIGQSIRLIIPSELQQQESQIFSQVRAGKAVDHHETTRRAKDGSAVDISLSASPIKAADGTVIGVAQIARDVTSGKRLERDARHLAAIVASSDDAIVSKTLDGIVVTWNAAAERLFGYAASEIIGQSIRLIVPPDRQTEEDRVLSAVRRGETVDHFETVRQRRDGTLVPISLTVSPIRDGSGTIVGASKVARDLSRSQRIQRDALRLAAIVDSSDDAIVGKDLNSTITSWNAAAQQMFGYSAEEAIGKSVRMLIPEDRQHEEDDVLRRITRGDKLEHYETVRQRKDGTRFPVSLTVSPVLNGEGVVVGASKIARDITERARADEERRRLLEMARAANRLKDEFLATLSHELRTPLNAIAGYARMMQAGLVTPDKQHRAIDTIVRNTSSLTQMIEDVLDVSRIVSGKLRLNVQPIEMSTIVREAVETAQPAADAKSIRLDVIVDPRGTLVSGDADRLRQVLWNLCSNAIKFSQKGGRVQVRLERVNSHIELTVSDNGIGIPAEFLPHLFERFSQADAGADRHHSGLGLGLAICRHLVELQGGRISALSDGVGRGATFRVELPVRTVHTAADEKFRDHPVVSRQSNKLSVPKLDGVRILIVDDEPDSLALSREILETTGATVITADNGRDALEKVHRHRPNVLIADLGMPTMDGFAFIAQVRASTDAAVREIPAAALTAFARSEDRVRSMQSGFEVHLSKPIEPAELMAAAATLARRKQR from the coding sequence GTGTCGAACCCGCTGGACGACGGCCAGCTCAGCCTGAGTGCCATCGTCGCGTCATCCGACGACGCGATCGTTGCCCATGACCTCGACGGGACGATCGCCTCGTGGAACGCAGCCGCCGAACGCATGTTTGGCTACAGTGCCCAGGAGGCCATCGGCCAATCGATTCGACTCATCATCCCGTCGGAGCTGCAGCAGCAGGAAAGCCAGATTTTCAGCCAGGTGCGCGCGGGGAAAGCCGTCGACCACCACGAGACGACCCGTCGGGCGAAGGATGGCAGCGCCGTTGATATCTCGCTGAGCGCCTCCCCAATCAAGGCTGCTGACGGTACGGTCATCGGCGTCGCGCAGATTGCCAGGGACGTGACGTCGGGGAAGCGGTTGGAGCGCGATGCCCGCCATCTCGCTGCCATCGTCGCGTCGAGCGACGATGCGATCGTCAGCAAGACGCTCGACGGCATCGTCGTGACGTGGAACGCCGCGGCGGAGAGGCTGTTCGGGTACGCGGCCTCCGAGATCATCGGGCAGTCAATCCGACTCATCGTCCCGCCGGACCGGCAGACGGAAGAGGATCGCGTCCTCAGCGCCGTTCGCCGGGGCGAGACCGTCGATCACTTCGAGACGGTTCGTCAGCGGCGCGATGGCACCCTCGTTCCGATCTCGCTGACCGTGTCTCCCATCCGCGACGGGTCAGGCACCATCGTCGGCGCATCGAAGGTCGCTCGTGACCTCAGTCGCTCGCAACGCATCCAGCGCGATGCCTTGCGGCTCGCGGCGATCGTCGATTCGAGTGACGATGCCATCGTCGGGAAGGACCTCAACAGCACCATCACATCCTGGAATGCGGCGGCCCAACAGATGTTCGGTTACAGCGCCGAGGAGGCGATCGGAAAGTCCGTCCGCATGCTGATTCCCGAGGATCGTCAGCACGAAGAGGACGACGTTCTGCGGCGGATCACCCGCGGCGACAAGCTGGAGCACTACGAGACGGTTCGACAGAGGAAGGACGGAACGCGGTTTCCCGTCTCCCTGACCGTGTCACCCGTCTTGAACGGCGAAGGTGTGGTCGTGGGGGCATCCAAAATCGCCCGGGACATCACCGAGCGCGCGCGCGCCGACGAAGAGCGCCGCCGGTTGCTGGAGATGGCGAGGGCCGCGAACCGCCTGAAGGACGAGTTTCTGGCGACGTTGTCTCACGAGCTGCGGACGCCCCTCAACGCGATCGCCGGATATGCGCGGATGATGCAGGCCGGACTGGTGACACCGGACAAGCAGCACCGGGCCATCGACACGATCGTGAGAAATACCTCATCGCTGACGCAGATGATCGAGGACGTGCTCGACGTGTCCAGAATCGTGTCAGGCAAGCTGCGGCTGAACGTCCAGCCGATCGAGATGTCCACCATCGTTCGGGAGGCGGTCGAGACGGCCCAACCCGCCGCGGACGCGAAGAGCATCCGCCTCGACGTCATCGTCGATCCGCGCGGAACACTCGTGTCGGGCGATGCCGATCGTCTTCGACAGGTCCTGTGGAATCTCTGCTCGAACGCGATCAAGTTCTCCCAGAAGGGCGGGCGCGTCCAGGTCCGCCTGGAGCGGGTGAACTCGCACATCGAGCTGACCGTCAGCGACAACGGCATCGGCATTCCAGCGGAATTCCTGCCCCACCTGTTCGAACGTTTCAGCCAGGCTGATGCGGGCGCGGATCGCCATCACAGCGGTCTCGGCCTGGGTCTGGCGATCTGCCGCCATCTCGTGGAGCTGCAAGGCGGTCGCATCTCGGCACTGAGCGATGGGGTGGGCCGCGGCGCAACGTTCCGGGTGGAGCTTCCGGTGCGAACCGTGCACACGGCCGCTGACGAGAAGTTCCGCGATCACCCGGTCGTATCACGCCAGAGCAACAAGCTATCGGTTCCAAAGTTGGATGGCGTTCGTATCCTGATCGTGGACGACGAACCGGATTCGCTGGCGTTGTCCCGTGAGATCCTCGAGACGACAGGCGCCACCGTCATCACCGCCGACAACGGTCGCGATGCGCTCGAGAAGGTTCACCGGCACCGGCCCAACGTCCTCATCGCGGACTTGGGAATGCCCACGATGGACGGCTTTGCGTTCATCGCCCAGGTGCGAGCGTCTACAGACGCTGCCGTTCGAGAGATCCCGGCTGCCGCATTGACGGCGTTTGCTCGTTCAGAAGACCGGGTGCGATCCATGCAGAGCGGCTTCGAAGTGCATCTGTCGAAGCCGATCGAACCCGCGGAATTGATGGCTGCGGCTGCAACGCTGGCGCGAAGGAAGCAGCGATGA
- a CDS encoding alpha/beta hydrolase, protein MPVRFGAVLSIAMVASVVSQWRDPSPHQVRSVTVDGTTRLEVLDWGGSGRPVLFVGCYLTAHVYDDIAPKLIDQFHVYAVTRRGVGASDHASTGYDPQQRADDIVGVITALGMQKPILIGNSCGGAILHALGVQHPDRIGGLLYLDAAEDPTLKLSDYKSPPVDRAHLPQHVERKDPSRALPEAETRQLERWPLDPAIRKAITQDNNIRPDYAHISVPVLAIFRTTTWDDVLADYPPKNDQERAALAQEYAAGAAMLSRWEGDLRRGVPTAQIIELPGASLYMFLTNEADVIRELRGFAASLPRS, encoded by the coding sequence ATGCCCGTCCGATTCGGAGCGGTTCTGTCGATTGCGATGGTTGCGTCAGTGGTGAGCCAATGGCGCGATCCCTCACCGCACCAAGTGCGGTCCGTGACCGTGGATGGCACGACCCGACTTGAAGTGCTCGATTGGGGCGGTTCGGGCCGACCGGTGTTGTTTGTCGGGTGCTACCTGACTGCACACGTGTACGACGACATCGCACCGAAGCTCATCGACCAGTTTCACGTCTATGCGGTGACACGACGCGGCGTGGGCGCATCCGATCACGCCTCGACCGGCTACGACCCACAGCAACGCGCCGACGACATTGTCGGCGTGATCACCGCCTTGGGAATGCAGAAGCCGATTCTGATTGGCAACTCCTGCGGAGGGGCAATCCTGCACGCCCTCGGCGTGCAGCATCCCGATCGCATCGGCGGCCTGCTGTACCTCGATGCGGCCGAAGATCCGACGCTGAAGTTGTCGGACTACAAGAGCCCGCCCGTTGATCGGGCGCATCTGCCTCAACACGTTGAACGGAAGGACCCATCGCGGGCATTGCCGGAGGCCGAGACACGCCAGTTGGAACGGTGGCCGCTCGATCCGGCGATTCGAAAGGCGATCACCCAGGACAACAACATCCGCCCGGATTACGCGCACATCTCCGTCCCTGTGCTCGCGATCTTCAGAACTACGACGTGGGACGATGTACTTGCGGACTACCCGCCGAAAAACGACCAGGAACGTGCCGCGCTGGCCCAGGAGTATGCCGCGGGTGCCGCAATGCTCTCGAGATGGGAGGGCGATCTGCGCCGGGGCGTGCCGACGGCGCAGATCATCGAGCTGCCGGGCGCGAGCCTCTACATGTTCCTTACGAATGAAGCGGACGTCATCCGTGAATTGCGCGGCTTTGCGGCGTCGTTGCCGCGCAGTTGA